The Prosthecomicrobium sp. N25 nucleotide sequence ACATCGCCGAGCCCGATCTCGCGGGTCATCCCCTCGAGGATCCCGGGATCGAGGTCGGCGGTGAGCCGCGCATAGGCCTCCTCGCGCAGGGGCTTCGGCGCCATCACCGAATCGATGCCGAGGAGGGAGACGCCGCGCAGGATGAACGGCGCCACCGAGGTCGGCAGGTCCATGCCGCCCGCGAGCCCACAGGCCGAGACCGCGCCGCCGTAGCGCGTCATGGACAGCACGTTGGCGAGCGTGGTCGACCCGACCGAATCGACGCCCGCCGCCCAGCGCTCCTTGGCGAGCGGCTTGGCCGGGCCGGCGAGCTCCGCCCGGTCCAGGATCTCGGCCGCGCCGAGGCCTTTCAGGTAGTCCGCCTCGGCGGTCCGGCCCGTCACCGCCATCACATGCCAGCCGAGCCGCGCCAGGACCGCGATCGCCACCGAGCCGACGCCGCCGGCCGCCCCGGTCACCACGACGGGGCCCCGCGCCGGCGCCAGGCCATGCCGCTCGAGCGCCATGACGGCCAGCATGGCGGTGTAGCCGGCCGTGCCGATCGCCATCGCGGCCCGCGCCGAGAGCGCGGCCGGACGCTTGATCAGCCAGTCGCCCTTGACCCGCGCCACCCCCGCGTAGCCGCCCATGTGGGTCTCGCCCACGCCCCAGCCGTTGAGCAGGACCGCGTCGCCGGCCGCGAAGCCTGGATGGGCGGACTCGATCACCGTACCGGCGAAGTCGATGCCGGGCACCATTGGGAAGCGGCGCACCACCGGGCTCTTGCCCGTGACCGCGAGACCGTCCTTGTAGTTGACCGTCGACCACTCGACCGCAACCGTGACGTCGCCGTCCATCAGGTCGGCGAGGCCGATCTCGGTGAGCGTCGCCGCCTGCGCCTTGGTGGCGTCGTCGCGGGTGACCAGGATGGCGGGAAAGGTCTGCATGGGGCTCGAGCCTCTCGTGGCGGCGTCTGACAGGCGTCGAAACTGCCCGAGCGCACGCCCGATCTCAAGCGGCCCGAACGGCCGGGCTGCCCTTTCGGGGCGGACGGGACCGGCCCGCCCTACTCGGCCGGGGCGGCGAGCGGCCGGATCGCCGCCTCCTCCCGGATCGGCAGGTGCACGAGCGCCGCGAACAGGCCGAGCACGATGCCGATCCACCAGACCGGCTCGTAGCTCTTGTTCAGGTCGTAGAGGTAGCCGCCGAGCCAGATCCCGATGAAGGATCCGACCTGGTGCGACAGGAAGACGATGCCCCCCAAGAGCGCGAGGTAGCGCGTCCCGAACATCACCGCCACCAGCGCATTGGTGGGCGGCACCGTCGACAGCCACAGGAGGCCCATGACGGCGGAGAACAGGACCACGCTCGCCGGCGAGGCGGGGGCGAGCACGAAGGCCGCCGCCGCCACCGAGCGGGCGACGTAGATGAAGGCCAGGAGATACCGCTTCGACACGCGCGACCCGAGGACGCCCGAGCCAAGGGAGCCGATCACGTTGAAGAGGCCGACCAGCATCAGGCCGATCACGCCCCACTTGGCGTCGAGCCCCAGGTCGCGGATGTAGGCCGGGAAGTGCACCGTGATGAAGGCGAGCTGGAAGCCGCAGACGAAGAAGCCGCTCGCCAGCAGGAGGTAGCTGCCGTGCCCGCCGGCCTCGCGCAGCGCCTCTGCGATGGTCTGGTCGGCGTGGCCCGCGCTCGCCTTCGGCGCCGGCTTGCCGCGCAGCAGCACCGACAGGAGCGGGATGACGCCGATGATGGCCGCCAGGATCAGCAGGCTGTCGTGCCAGCCATAGGTCTGGATCAGCCCCTGCGTCAGTGGCGAGAAGAAGAACTGTCCGAAGGAGCCGGCCGCGGTCGCATAGCCGAACACCATCGTGCGCTTCTCCGCCGACACGGACCGCCCGAAGGCCGCCATGACGATGCCGAAGGACGAGGCCGCCACCCCCAGGCCGACCATGATGCCGCCGCCCACGTGCAGCCAGATCGGCTGCGGCGCCCAGGCCATGACGAGCAGGCCCGCCGCATAGAGCAGGGCGCCGAGGCTCAGGACCCGGGCCGTCCCGAATCGGTCGGCGAGCCCGCCGAACAGGACGGCGCCGACGCCCCACATCAGGT carries:
- a CDS encoding MFS transporter — encoded protein: MTSPAGTTSAASRAFPLWAVVAAGCVIVAINFGPRVSMGFFQIPLITERGWGRETYSLAMAIQNLMWGVGAVLFGGLADRFGTARVLSLGALLYAAGLLVMAWAPQPIWLHVGGGIMVGLGVAASSFGIVMAAFGRSVSAEKRTMVFGYATAAGSFGQFFFSPLTQGLIQTYGWHDSLLILAAIIGVIPLLSVLLRGKPAPKASAGHADQTIAEALREAGGHGSYLLLASGFFVCGFQLAFITVHFPAYIRDLGLDAKWGVIGLMLVGLFNVIGSLGSGVLGSRVSKRYLLAFIYVARSVAAAAFVLAPASPASVVLFSAVMGLLWLSTVPPTNALVAVMFGTRYLALLGGIVFLSHQVGSFIGIWLGGYLYDLNKSYEPVWWIGIVLGLFAALVHLPIREEAAIRPLAAPAE
- the acuI gene encoding acrylyl-CoA reductase (NADPH), which translates into the protein MQTFPAILVTRDDATKAQAATLTEIGLADLMDGDVTVAVEWSTVNYKDGLAVTGKSPVVRRFPMVPGIDFAGTVIESAHPGFAAGDAVLLNGWGVGETHMGGYAGVARVKGDWLIKRPAALSARAAMAIGTAGYTAMLAVMALERHGLAPARGPVVVTGAAGGVGSVAIAVLARLGWHVMAVTGRTAEADYLKGLGAAEILDRAELAGPAKPLAKERWAAGVDSVGSTTLANVLSMTRYGGAVSACGLAGGMDLPTSVAPFILRGVSLLGIDSVMAPKPLREEAYARLTADLDPGILEGMTREIGLGDVFEAAQDILAGKLRGRTVVRIG